A portion of the Leptospira noumeaensis genome contains these proteins:
- the trmB gene encoding tRNA (guanine(46)-N(7))-methyltransferase TrmB, translated as MLVSPEIQEKLWKFTTKTSYRSDYLLQPKERGKKIDLKKSFPEEIQNFVLELGSGWGEVAIELASNDRQTGYLLMEKKVNRIIHTEKQRKTLGLENIRYMTVNFQWFFDELLEKEIFDRIIINFPDPWPKKKHHKNRLMQGDMLEQIYDLLKPGGKLLFATDYGPYARRTISLFRKFPKFVWEEKEYEFERPGFPVSFFETEKRNEGRRIYYLNRTKVR; from the coding sequence TTGTTAGTTAGCCCAGAAATCCAAGAAAAACTTTGGAAGTTTACTACAAAGACTTCCTATCGATCCGACTACCTCCTGCAACCTAAAGAGCGCGGAAAAAAAATCGACCTAAAAAAATCTTTCCCGGAAGAGATCCAAAACTTTGTTTTAGAACTTGGCTCTGGCTGGGGGGAAGTGGCCATCGAATTAGCCTCAAATGACCGCCAAACAGGTTATTTGTTGATGGAAAAAAAGGTAAACCGAATCATCCACACCGAAAAACAACGAAAAACGCTGGGTTTGGAGAATATTCGTTATATGACGGTTAACTTCCAGTGGTTTTTTGATGAATTACTCGAGAAAGAAATTTTTGACAGGATCATCATCAACTTCCCCGATCCTTGGCCAAAGAAAAAACACCACAAAAACAGACTCATGCAAGGCGATATGCTCGAACAAATTTATGATTTGTTGAAACCCGGTGGAAAGTTGTTATTTGCAACCGACTACGGCCCTTATGCAAGACGAACCATTTCTTTGTTTAGAAAATTTCCTAAATTTGTTTGGGAAGAAAAAGAATATGAATTTGAAAGACCCGGATTCCCTGTTTCCTTTTTCGAAACAGAAAAAAGAAACGAAGGGAGACGAATTTACTATCTAAACCGAACGAAAGTTAGATAA
- a CDS encoding rhomboid family intramembrane serine protease — MFVFEKANHNFRKPILTLGFILVTMLTLFFDNVDSYAFTPKKEFGSSLFVSFFFNSSLSEWFTNAIYLYMFADNIEDVVGHFYFFLLFLFFGILANLTYFLFHMNSIVPIIGTSGVISGILGMYFVFFPNVKSTMVFERASFRDVPILISLSIWILIQSYFYIVEFHYHTRSTYAGQVVAFLTGVTIAHFFVRNKFLDRLEQNIRLSTFINKTVLCPSCNKPIPAKKYGRFYCSSCNTNFFFDRHGKKFL, encoded by the coding sequence ATGTTTGTATTTGAAAAAGCAAATCACAATTTTAGAAAACCAATCCTTACCTTGGGTTTTATATTAGTCACTATGTTAACATTATTCTTTGATAATGTTGATTCCTATGCATTTACACCCAAAAAAGAGTTTGGTTCCAGTTTGTTTGTTTCCTTTTTCTTTAACTCTTCCCTTTCAGAATGGTTTACCAACGCTATTTATTTATACATGTTTGCAGACAATATTGAAGATGTTGTCGGTCATTTTTATTTTTTCCTTCTCTTTCTATTCTTTGGAATTCTCGCAAACCTAACATATTTTTTATTCCACATGAATTCCATTGTACCAATCATTGGGACTTCGGGAGTCATCTCTGGAATTTTAGGAATGTATTTTGTATTTTTCCCCAACGTAAAAAGTACGATGGTTTTTGAACGTGCTAGTTTCCGCGATGTTCCCATCTTAATCAGTTTGAGTATTTGGATTCTCATCCAATCCTATTTTTATATCGTTGAATTTCATTATCATACAAGAAGCACGTATGCGGGTCAAGTAGTGGCATTTTTAACGGGAGTCACCATAGCACACTTCTTTGTTCGTAATAAGTTTTTAGATCGTTTGGAACAAAATATACGTTTGTCAACTTTTATTAATAAAACTGTCCTTTGCCCTTCATGCAACAAACCAATCCCTGCCAAAAAGTATGGAAGGTTTTATTGTTCTTCATGTAATACAAATTTCTTTTTTGACCGCCATGGGAAAAAATTTCTTTAA
- a CDS encoding adenylate/guanylate cyclase domain-containing protein, whose translation MIAEFIEWYLSESPEIKSSAELFDRSIGYLQKLNFQIVRVNMGTRTLHPQVESLSYTWVPKEKLKYFDETTTPLLLSKTTIESKNGFLREVRFRLGSLQTSQFAVSPVQYVMSTKKTYYFGYADHTGDTYPYPILEDLAPLGATGYFAVPIFQRGAGFAFLSLVTDKPNGWSKEELDFLEQVLKIISLQWMNFIQTELTESLLSIYLGKRTGSTVYSGKIYLGELDNIKSVIWFSDIRNYSGMSEKLSPPEIIQLLNDYFGQAIPLIESHGGEVLKLLGDGILAVFPYTESNKIFVGKKVLLAVRKLGESLFLHNQTREIDEKLPIHHGVGLHSGEILYGNIGSSERLDFTVIGEAVNLTSRIAGMCGELGKAVLASEELAHQIPIRWEELGEHKLKGISSPQKIFAISERTKRKW comes from the coding sequence ATGATCGCAGAATTTATAGAATGGTATTTGAGTGAGTCGCCTGAAATTAAATCTTCCGCCGAATTATTCGATAGAAGTATTGGTTATTTACAAAAACTAAATTTTCAAATTGTCCGAGTTAATATGGGAACACGTACACTCCACCCACAAGTGGAATCATTGTCTTATACTTGGGTTCCCAAAGAAAAATTAAAATACTTTGATGAAACAACAACTCCCTTGTTACTTTCTAAAACTACAATAGAATCAAAAAATGGATTTCTTCGGGAAGTTCGTTTCAGGTTGGGTTCTTTACAAACTTCTCAGTTCGCTGTTAGTCCCGTACAATATGTAATGTCTACCAAAAAGACGTATTATTTTGGTTATGCGGATCATACAGGAGATACGTATCCATATCCCATTTTAGAAGATTTAGCTCCATTGGGGGCAACTGGTTATTTTGCGGTTCCTATTTTTCAGAGAGGAGCTGGTTTTGCTTTTTTAAGTTTGGTTACGGACAAACCAAACGGTTGGTCAAAGGAAGAACTAGATTTTTTAGAACAAGTTCTTAAAATCATTTCATTACAATGGATGAACTTTATCCAAACCGAATTAACAGAATCTCTCCTAAGTATTTATTTAGGAAAAAGAACCGGGTCTACTGTGTATTCCGGTAAAATTTATTTAGGTGAACTAGATAATATCAAATCGGTGATTTGGTTTTCTGATATTCGTAATTATTCTGGGATGAGTGAAAAATTATCACCTCCAGAAATTATACAATTGTTAAATGATTATTTTGGACAAGCCATCCCACTGATCGAATCCCATGGGGGAGAGGTTCTGAAACTACTTGGTGATGGAATTTTAGCAGTTTTTCCTTATACTGAATCCAATAAAATTTTTGTCGGGAAAAAAGTCCTTCTCGCCGTAAGAAAGTTAGGTGAAAGTTTGTTTTTACACAACCAAACCAGGGAAATTGATGAAAAACTTCCCATCCACCATGGCGTAGGTTTACATTCCGGTGAAATTCTTTATGGTAATATTGGATCTTCGGAACGTTTGGATTTTACTGTGATTGGGGAAGCAGTCAACTTAACCAGTCGCATTGCCGGTATGTGTGGGGAATTAGGAAAAGCTGTTTTGGCATCTGAGGAACTTGCCCACCAAATACCCATTCGGTGGGAGGAATTGGGAGAACACAAACTCAAAGGAATCAGCTCCCCGCAAAAGATATTTGCCATTTCAGAACGAACAAAACGGAAGTGGTAA
- a CDS encoding NADP-dependent isocitrate dehydrogenase, translating to MGKIKVKTPLVELDGDEMTRIIWKEIKDRFIYPYLDITLEYYDLGVEYRDKTDDQVTVDSANAIKKHGVGVKCATITPNADRVKEYNLKQEWKSPNGTIRAILDGTVFRKPIIIKNIPAAVNSWKKPIAIGRHAYGDIYRDVEILVDGPGKVELVYTDASGKEKQRLLVNDFKGAGVALAMHNLDESIKSFAKACFTYALSEKISIWFATKDTISKKYHARFRDIFDQMAKEQEAAMKAAGITYSYYLIDDAVAQIMKNEGGQLWAMMNYDGDVMSDMVASGFGSLGLMTSVLVSPDGKYEYEAAHGTVTRHYRKYQKGETTSTNSVASIFAWTGALAKRGELDGTPELVNFAVKLEEAIIETIEGGEMTKDLLSLSTAATKKELDTFQFMEAVQKRLDSKLK from the coding sequence ATGGGAAAAATTAAAGTAAAAACACCGCTTGTTGAGTTAGACGGCGATGAAATGACAAGAATTATCTGGAAAGAAATTAAAGATCGTTTCATCTACCCTTATTTAGACATCACTTTGGAATATTATGACTTAGGTGTTGAATACCGCGACAAAACAGATGACCAAGTCACTGTAGATTCTGCTAACGCGATCAAAAAACATGGTGTAGGTGTTAAATGTGCAACTATCACTCCAAACGCAGACCGAGTGAAAGAATACAACCTAAAACAAGAATGGAAATCACCTAACGGAACCATTCGTGCCATCCTTGATGGAACTGTTTTCCGTAAACCAATCATCATCAAAAACATCCCAGCAGCGGTAAACTCTTGGAAAAAACCAATCGCCATTGGAAGACATGCTTACGGTGATATTTACCGTGACGTAGAAATCCTTGTGGATGGTCCAGGAAAAGTAGAACTCGTTTATACAGATGCTTCTGGAAAAGAAAAACAAAGATTACTTGTAAACGATTTTAAAGGTGCTGGTGTTGCTCTTGCGATGCACAACTTAGATGAGTCCATCAAGTCATTTGCAAAGGCATGTTTTACTTACGCGTTGTCTGAAAAAATCAGCATCTGGTTTGCAACTAAAGATACGATCTCTAAAAAATACCATGCTCGTTTCCGTGATATCTTTGATCAGATGGCGAAAGAACAAGAAGCTGCGATGAAAGCTGCTGGTATTACTTATAGTTACTACCTCATTGATGATGCGGTTGCGCAAATCATGAAAAACGAAGGTGGACAACTTTGGGCGATGATGAACTACGACGGTGACGTTATGAGTGATATGGTTGCTTCTGGTTTTGGTTCCCTTGGTCTTATGACTTCAGTTCTTGTATCTCCAGACGGAAAATACGAATACGAAGCAGCACATGGAACAGTGACACGCCACTACCGTAAATACCAAAAAGGAGAAACCACTTCTACAAACTCTGTGGCTTCTATTTTTGCTTGGACGGGAGCTCTTGCAAAACGTGGAGAACTAGATGGAACTCCAGAACTTGTAAACTTTGCAGTGAAATTGGAAGAAGCAATCATTGAAACCATCGAAGGTGGTGAGATGACAAAAGACTTACTTTCTCTTTCTACAGCAGCTACTAAAAAAGAATTGGATACTTTCCAATTTATGGAAGCTGTACAAAAACGATTGGATTCTAAACTGAAATAA
- a CDS encoding LIC_13246 family protein: protein MKETEVQWRELVTKKEEFLHILRILNHYYEMRGETKSKQFAFRRTLADSPTDGVQIFFSKIGSFEYQVACRILPEEQMETWIHIDGIAEERERLKQIGNTEHPVFSLVCLGDLYALTLPSQVSI, encoded by the coding sequence ATGAAAGAAACCGAAGTGCAATGGCGCGAGCTTGTGACAAAAAAAGAAGAATTCTTACATATCTTACGAATTCTAAACCATTACTATGAAATGAGAGGTGAAACAAAGTCCAAACAATTTGCCTTCCGTCGCACTCTCGCTGATTCCCCAACCGATGGAGTTCAAATTTTTTTCTCAAAAATTGGATCTTTTGAATACCAAGTCGCTTGTCGGATTTTACCAGAAGAACAAATGGAAACCTGGATCCATATCGACGGAATCGCTGAGGAAAGAGAAAGGCTCAAACAAATTGGCAATACAGAACATCCGGTGTTTTCGCTCGTTTGTCTGGGAGATTTGTATGCCTTAACTCTCCCAAGCCAAGTGAGCATTTAA
- a CDS encoding MBL fold metallo-hydrolase — protein MKITLFGVRGSLPTPISKTEQREKTLKILQMAKEEWKKNPDGFSEEEFLNHLPIPLSQDLGGNTTCVYIEGDGGEKVILDMGTGLRVLGNQLAPQAFSGQDMDIHILVSHTHWDHIQGWPFFKPGYSPSCNIHFYSCIENLEERLLRQQHPENFPVTLEQMASKKHFHLWKEFESYMLGGLKIIPFGLRHPGSCTGYRIREGNKIFLFCTDVEYREEDREHLLKMKPQIAGADLIIIDAQYSTAEAEKKLGWGHTAVSKAVEFAEMMEIRSVVLTHHEPDHTDHEVARIILDEARLQKPGGMQVHIAHEGQKFIL, from the coding sequence ATGAAAATAACTCTTTTTGGTGTTCGCGGTTCTCTCCCCACACCGATTTCTAAAACGGAACAACGCGAGAAAACTTTGAAGATTCTCCAAATGGCCAAAGAAGAGTGGAAGAAAAATCCGGACGGATTTTCCGAAGAGGAATTCTTAAATCATCTGCCCATCCCTCTTTCCCAGGATTTGGGAGGGAACACCACTTGTGTGTATATAGAAGGGGATGGGGGCGAAAAAGTTATTTTAGATATGGGAACGGGGCTTCGGGTTCTTGGAAACCAGCTGGCACCCCAAGCATTTAGTGGGCAAGATATGGACATTCATATCTTGGTTTCTCACACACATTGGGATCATATCCAAGGTTGGCCTTTTTTTAAACCTGGTTATTCACCATCTTGTAATATTCATTTTTACTCATGTATTGAAAATTTAGAGGAAAGATTACTTCGCCAACAACATCCGGAAAACTTTCCCGTAACCTTAGAACAAATGGCTTCAAAAAAACACTTTCACCTTTGGAAAGAGTTTGAATCTTATATGTTAGGTGGCCTTAAAATCATTCCTTTTGGGTTACGCCATCCTGGTTCTTGCACCGGATACCGGATTCGTGAAGGAAATAAAATTTTCTTATTTTGCACGGATGTGGAATATAGGGAAGAAGATCGCGAACATCTGCTCAAAATGAAACCACAAATTGCCGGTGCAGATCTCATCATCATTGATGCGCAGTATAGCACTGCAGAGGCGGAAAAAAAATTGGGTTGGGGTCATACGGCTGTGAGTAAGGCGGTTGAATTTGCAGAAATGATGGAAATCCGTTCTGTGGTTCTCACTCACCATGAACCGGATCATACAGACCATGAAGTGGCAAGAATCATTTTGGACGAGGCTAGGTTACAAAAACCTGGTGGGATGCAGGTTCATATTGCTCACGAAGGTCAAAAGTTTATTCTTTAG
- a CDS encoding tetratricopeptide repeat protein — translation MRQLSYLFISFVLFVGCQSRDFKPVTVKDPVVEKSDVSDRQKIEEARALVAEGSNEFQKGNMDSALEKAKTSIQTFELIDGYSLLGSSYYQLGEYENAKLAYEKGKNLDPKNEKLLIGLGTVQSTLGENEEALSTYQTLSQLKPEETIYTYKTGLLLKNLGRYQESLVVLKPLETKPEFPYPIELLNQLGDICLELKRYEEAEAYFAKAEKLNPELKTAKDAKLSTKIASLIQRGNDFLNKKNYSEATSEFKKATELQPQNGSLWSFLGNAQLLNGKLKESEESFKKAISLADTNPSGYVGLCNVYIQTHNYSDCLKTSKQAGVKIPKNAEIRNKQGICEWKWGETKKATLSFQDSASWDPNFFEPKLNLAYVLIDSGRFDEALDVLKKAESHPKAKKEDIRKAKVLAESQKYIADGDAFLRQGKRKQAFDEYGKAMGVNPENPAVQNAFGRGYFAFGEYKKSESSFLEAYRMDATNPGALQGLARVYAKTGESKKEKEYIKKLEILSATDPFSAITLGRIAEDASKWDEAESIYMGLKKKFPNNDAVDYRLGSLYYKRAVEENSKENYTRANEFIQKSKKYTKDIPELLETEKTVAENSRFAEILPFVKEGNSLFNRKKYLEAVTPYQKAYDRVPKASLLVKIAECYIEKGEEEKGLSILENAVRTNKENAISFKEGIYSFYYKKGELKKAEDGFHDILKEKPDAYYAYYMLGLVTMKRKNYEAAILEFDRSILVNPNFAPSNVAKGLAFYKLNQMDAAKREFEKARVKDSEFGLSSYNLAIAYFNEDLTKESKSILESIRKTDPDFMDGEIQLAYIYFKENKLEDAEKIIDRVLKEEPSAEALFAQFRILDAKQKQSPSDKVKTKRNQVKEKILREYGETKFARLLPSDALDDEPLHVTDLNLSGTPVSTPIVYPNRIIVNYGSALVGYDRITKELVWKQYTSTPFQLLVAGKELVGITNDTATKIYPESGKMTFKKQILAGWKVKQGSADGNGFFLLLEKEKGPERKIVKTNPNLDITEEWIGNDFLSFSYTEEGKLIVLRDLKKEFQIQVFAIGSPNEKEKKVSNPILKKDTKESAQILGCVDDACLIQLGSQMYQGTEKAKLNPLGNTESVRSVVKSPESLLINTENTAYLWKGGSKWKDSYAIQGDFYYPLDGLVVEGRSKELLLIKGKEQTPVPWKGDRDGLRISTVTVD, via the coding sequence ATGAGACAACTTAGTTATTTATTCATCTCCTTCGTTTTATTTGTTGGTTGCCAGTCCCGAGATTTTAAACCAGTCACTGTCAAAGATCCCGTTGTAGAAAAATCCGATGTTTCGGATCGCCAAAAAATTGAAGAAGCTAGGGCTCTTGTTGCAGAAGGTAGTAACGAATTCCAAAAAGGAAACATGGATTCAGCTTTAGAAAAAGCAAAAACATCCATCCAAACATTTGAGTTAATTGACGGTTATTCTCTTCTTGGTTCTTCCTACTACCAGTTAGGTGAATATGAAAATGCAAAACTTGCTTATGAAAAAGGCAAAAACTTAGACCCAAAAAACGAAAAACTACTCATTGGACTTGGTACAGTTCAATCCACTTTAGGAGAAAACGAAGAAGCACTTTCTACTTACCAAACCTTAAGCCAACTCAAACCAGAAGAAACAATTTATACTTACAAAACTGGATTGTTATTAAAAAACCTAGGCCGTTACCAAGAGAGTCTTGTTGTCCTGAAACCATTGGAAACAAAACCAGAGTTCCCATACCCAATCGAACTTTTAAACCAGTTGGGTGATATCTGTTTAGAGTTAAAAAGATATGAGGAAGCAGAAGCTTACTTTGCTAAGGCGGAAAAACTCAATCCTGAATTAAAAACTGCCAAAGACGCGAAACTCTCTACAAAAATTGCTTCTCTCATCCAACGAGGTAACGACTTCCTAAATAAAAAGAATTATTCGGAAGCCACATCTGAATTCAAAAAAGCGACCGAACTACAACCGCAAAATGGTTCTTTGTGGTCATTTCTTGGAAATGCACAGTTACTAAATGGTAAACTGAAAGAAAGTGAAGAAAGTTTTAAAAAAGCCATATCACTCGCAGATACAAATCCCAGTGGATATGTTGGATTGTGTAATGTTTATATCCAAACCCATAATTATTCGGATTGTTTAAAAACTTCCAAACAAGCAGGCGTAAAAATTCCAAAAAATGCGGAGATCCGCAACAAACAAGGAATATGCGAATGGAAATGGGGAGAAACCAAAAAAGCCACTCTCAGTTTCCAAGACTCTGCTTCTTGGGATCCTAATTTTTTTGAACCAAAACTCAACTTAGCGTATGTGTTAATTGACTCGGGGCGATTTGATGAAGCCTTGGATGTTTTAAAAAAAGCAGAGTCTCATCCCAAGGCCAAAAAAGAAGACATTCGTAAGGCGAAAGTTTTGGCTGAATCACAAAAGTACATTGCTGATGGGGATGCCTTCCTTCGCCAAGGGAAACGAAAACAAGCCTTTGATGAATATGGCAAAGCAATGGGTGTGAATCCAGAAAATCCTGCGGTTCAAAATGCCTTTGGTCGCGGTTACTTTGCATTTGGAGAATATAAAAAATCGGAAAGTTCATTTTTAGAAGCTTACCGAATGGATGCAACAAACCCGGGCGCCTTACAGGGGCTAGCTCGTGTGTATGCAAAAACTGGTGAATCCAAAAAAGAAAAAGAATACATCAAAAAATTGGAAATCCTATCGGCGACAGATCCTTTTAGTGCCATCACACTCGGTCGAATTGCGGAAGATGCAAGCAAATGGGACGAAGCAGAATCCATTTACATGGGTCTTAAGAAAAAATTCCCAAACAATGATGCTGTCGATTACCGATTGGGAAGTTTGTATTACAAACGTGCTGTAGAAGAAAACTCCAAAGAAAATTATACGCGTGCCAATGAGTTCATCCAAAAATCTAAAAAATATACCAAAGACATTCCCGAACTACTTGAAACAGAAAAAACTGTGGCAGAGAACTCTCGTTTTGCGGAGATTTTGCCTTTTGTGAAAGAAGGAAATTCACTCTTCAATCGTAAAAAATACCTGGAAGCTGTTACTCCTTACCAAAAGGCTTATGACCGAGTTCCCAAAGCCTCTCTTCTTGTAAAAATTGCAGAATGTTACATTGAAAAAGGTGAAGAAGAAAAAGGTCTTTCCATTTTGGAAAATGCGGTTCGAACGAACAAAGAAAATGCAATTTCCTTTAAAGAAGGGATCTACTCTTTTTACTACAAAAAAGGGGAACTAAAAAAAGCTGAAGATGGGTTCCATGATATCTTAAAAGAAAAACCTGATGCTTATTACGCCTACTATATGTTAGGTTTAGTGACCATGAAACGTAAAAACTACGAGGCTGCCATTCTTGAATTTGATCGTTCCATTTTAGTGAATCCTAATTTTGCACCTAGCAACGTAGCCAAAGGTTTGGCATTCTACAAACTAAACCAAATGGACGCTGCAAAACGAGAATTTGAAAAGGCGAGAGTAAAAGATTCAGAATTTGGACTTTCTTCTTACAATTTGGCAATTGCTTACTTCAATGAAGATCTTACAAAAGAATCTAAATCCATCTTAGAATCCATTCGAAAAACAGATCCTGATTTTATGGATGGGGAAATCCAACTAGCTTACATTTATTTCAAAGAAAATAAATTAGAAGATGCCGAGAAGATCATAGATCGTGTATTAAAAGAAGAACCTTCTGCAGAAGCCTTGTTTGCCCAGTTCAGAATTTTGGATGCCAAACAAAAACAATCTCCATCCGATAAGGTCAAAACAAAACGAAACCAAGTAAAAGAGAAAATTTTACGTGAGTATGGGGAAACCAAATTTGCTAGGTTATTACCATCCGATGCTTTGGATGATGAACCACTCCATGTGACTGACCTCAATCTTTCTGGAACACCTGTTTCTACACCAATTGTATATCCAAACCGAATCATTGTGAACTATGGATCTGCCCTTGTCGGTTATGATCGAATCACAAAAGAACTTGTTTGGAAACAATACACATCCACTCCTTTCCAACTACTCGTTGCAGGTAAGGAACTTGTGGGAATTACCAATGATACGGCCACAAAAATTTATCCAGAATCGGGTAAGATGACTTTCAAAAAACAGATATTAGCTGGTTGGAAAGTAAAACAAGGATCTGCTGATGGGAATGGTTTTTTCCTTCTATTAGAAAAGGAAAAAGGCCCCGAACGTAAAATTGTTAAAACAAATCCTAATCTGGACATTACAGAAGAATGGATTGGAAACGATTTTTTAAGTTTTTCTTATACCGAAGAAGGCAAACTCATAGTCCTTCGTGATTTAAAAAAAGAATTCCAAATCCAAGTATTTGCCATTGGATCACCGAATGAAAAGGAAAAGAAAGTATCCAATCCTATTCTTAAAAAAGATACAAAAGAATCAGCGCAGATCCTCGGATGTGTTGACGATGCTTGTTTGATCCAATTAGGAAGCCAAATGTATCAAGGAACGGAAAAAGCAAAACTGAATCCACTTGGAAATACTGAATCTGTTCGCTCTGTGGTCAAAAGTCCAGAGTCATTACTCATTAATACAGAAAACACCGCTTATCTTTGGAAAGGTGGCTCGAAGTGGAAAGATTCGTATGCCATCCAAGGTGATTTTTATTATCCATTAGATGGACTTGTGGTAGAAGGAAGGTCTAAGGAACTACTTCTCATCAAAGGAAAGGAACAAACTCCTGTTCCTTGGAAGGGAGACCGGGATGGACTTCGAATCAGTACAGTAACAGTAGACTAA
- a CDS encoding LIC10124 family lipoprotein, translating into MRYVYLPVLCFLVGYCSSVSKIETLNRSFTKPKFITPEPGESEPLPSGRDYKERLVNKSTPHFSLLWKQVPEEFSKSDLLLLEEKVLFPHNKLGLYKKAPKDPDPKFSESSDLDLVLELSLTRNAERHSIEVQYKDPVLSQNFGKAIFVFQEEKEPTVKSVKSFDVFHGKRQLQPLTGSVPSYFAEVSSPSEDDLRSYFTSSLRGNVSVFSTSPGTTIYLDGVEVGKAPLLSYQLINGKHTLSFAKPGKDPVKRNILIRAGKTTRVFQEWSDDISQGTIVISSFPPGLDIVVDGQKKGKTQYAESGVPYGSYPIQFIRTKNDSNFEYAKAGIKIRPKQITSIALPISLEDGVGWESEEFWNLTSASPNFSATFPGKLTFAKNKDLPTGWYGVYSEDLIPDYLEAELVLDLVKDLNGAVGLSFADHNQNAILVYVDKTDFHIIKFSSEEKEAPVRSSYRWDKEDELKGRTVKLSTDIEKKMIRLSLGNKTVEELPWNFETFWNIGVLTPHNSPVTGTPLRGVKIRYPDMVKFEERLQK; encoded by the coding sequence ATGAGATATGTTTATTTACCGGTCCTTTGTTTTTTAGTCGGTTATTGTTCTTCGGTCTCAAAGATCGAAACACTGAATCGAAGTTTTACAAAACCTAAGTTCATCACCCCTGAACCGGGTGAGTCGGAACCCCTTCCTTCGGGCAGAGATTACAAAGAACGACTGGTAAATAAATCCACTCCTCATTTCTCACTCCTCTGGAAACAAGTTCCGGAGGAGTTTTCTAAATCTGATTTATTATTACTGGAAGAGAAAGTTCTTTTCCCCCACAACAAACTCGGCCTTTACAAAAAAGCACCCAAAGATCCAGATCCGAAATTTTCGGAAAGCTCTGACTTAGATTTAGTCTTAGAGTTATCTCTCACTCGAAACGCCGAACGGCATTCGATTGAAGTTCAATACAAAGATCCAGTATTGTCACAAAACTTTGGTAAGGCGATTTTCGTTTTCCAAGAAGAAAAAGAACCTACTGTTAAATCCGTAAAATCCTTTGATGTATTTCATGGCAAAAGGCAACTCCAACCATTGACGGGAAGTGTTCCTTCTTACTTTGCCGAAGTTTCTTCTCCATCAGAAGATGACCTCCGCTCTTATTTTACTTCTTCCTTACGAGGAAATGTTTCCGTATTTTCTACTTCGCCTGGCACCACCATCTATCTAGACGGCGTGGAAGTGGGCAAAGCACCTTTGCTTTCTTACCAACTCATTAACGGGAAACATACGCTTTCCTTTGCAAAACCTGGCAAAGACCCCGTGAAACGAAATATTCTGATTCGTGCAGGAAAAACCACACGTGTGTTCCAAGAATGGAGTGATGACATTTCTCAAGGAACCATTGTCATTTCTAGTTTTCCTCCAGGCCTCGACATCGTCGTAGATGGTCAGAAAAAAGGAAAAACACAATATGCGGAATCGGGTGTCCCTTACGGAAGTTATCCGATCCAATTCATCCGTACAAAAAATGATTCTAACTTTGAATATGCGAAAGCTGGAATCAAAATTCGACCGAAACAAATTACATCCATTGCTTTGCCAATCTCTCTGGAAGATGGAGTGGGTTGGGAGTCCGAAGAATTTTGGAACCTCACATCGGCATCACCGAATTTTTCGGCTACTTTTCCCGGTAAACTTACCTTTGCAAAAAATAAAGACCTTCCTACTGGTTGGTATGGAGTGTATTCCGAAGACTTAATTCCAGATTATTTGGAAGCAGAACTTGTGTTAGATCTTGTGAAGGATTTAAACGGTGCTGTTGGCCTGTCTTTTGCTGACCACAATCAAAATGCCATTTTAGTTTATGTGGATAAAACAGACTTCCATATCATCAAATTTTCTTCGGAAGAAAAGGAAGCACCGGTTCGTTCTTCTTACCGTTGGGACAAAGAAGATGAACTAAAAGGAAGAACCGTCAAACTTTCAACAGATATCGAAAAAAAAATGATTCGATTGTCTTTAGGAAATAAAACTGTAGAAGAACTTCCATGGAATTTTGAAACTTTTTGGAATATAGGAGTTTTAACTCCACATAACAGTCCTGTTACGGGCACACCCCTTCGCGGTGTAAAAATACGATATCCTGATATGGTTAAGTTTGAGGAAAGGCTCCAAAAATGA